In a genomic window of Sus scrofa isolate TJ Tabasco breed Duroc chromosome 4, Sscrofa11.1, whole genome shotgun sequence:
- the LOC100626501 gene encoding olfactory receptor 10R2 encodes MFYLFPFQVLAKNLTMVTEFLLLGFSSLGEIQLALFVVFLSLYLVILSGNVTIVNIIRLDKSLHTPMYFFLGILSTSETFYTFVILPKMLLNLLSVARTISFICCAIQMFFFLGFAITNCLLLGVMGYDRYAAICHPLHYPILMSWHVCGKLGATCGIGGFLASLTVVYLVFSLPFCSANKVNHYFCDISPVIRLACTNTDVHEFVIFICGVLVLVVPFSLICVSYVCILRTILKIPSTEGRRKAFSTCASHLTVVIIHYGCASYIYLRPTANFVSNRDRLVTVTYTIVTPLLNPIVYSLRNKDVQVAIRKALGKKGSLKFYN; translated from the coding sequence ATgttttacctctttccttttCAGGTCTTGGCGAAAAATCTCACCATggtcacggagttcctgttgctgGGTTTCTCCAGCCTTGGTGAAATTCAGCTTGCCCTCTTTGTGGTTTTCCTTTCCCTATACCTCGTCATTCTCAGTGGTAATGTCACTATTGTTAATATCATCCGCCTGGATAAAAGCCTTCACACaccaatgtacttcttccttgGCATACTCTCAACATCAGAGACCTTCTACACCTTTGTCATCCTACCCAAGATGCTTCTCAATCTCCTTTCTGTGGCCAGGACTATCTCCTTCATCTGTTGTGCCATCCAAATGTTCTTCTTCCTTGGTTTTGCTATTACCAACTGCCTGCTATTGGGAGTGATGGGCTATGATCGTTATGCTGCCATATGTCACCCTCTACATTATCCCATCCTTATGAGTTGGCACGTGTGTGGAAAATTGGGAGCCACCTGTGGGATTGGTGGGTTCTTGGCCTCACTAACAGTAGTGTATTTAGTTTTCAGCCTCCCTTTCTGTAGTGCCAACAAAGTCAACCATTACTTCTGTGACATCTCACCAGTTATTCGTCTGGCTTGCACAAATACAGATGTTCATGAATTTGTCATATTCATCTGTGGGGTTCTTGTACTTGTGGTCCCGTTTTCACTCATCTGTGTTTCTTATGTCTGCATTCTGAGGACTATCCTGAAGATTCCTTCTACTGAGGGTAGACGAAAAGCTTTTTCTACCTGTGCTTCTCACCTTACTGTTGTTATTATTCACTACGGTTGTGCTTCCTATATCTACCTGAGACCAACAGCAAACTTTGTGTCCAACAGGGATAGGCTGGTGACAGTGACATACACCATTGTCACTCCATTATTAAATCCCATAGTATACAGTCTCAGAAACAAAGATGTCCAAGTTGCTATTAGAAAAGCGTTGGGGAAGAAAGGATCCCTGAAATTCTATAACTGA